The Acanthopagrus latus isolate v.2019 chromosome 1, fAcaLat1.1, whole genome shotgun sequence genomic interval GTAGAAACACTTTTAGCGGCCGCAGCTTTGATTGGTGGGTTCTGTTTCCCAGAGACTTCTGTTGCAGCTGACGGGATCTACTGGACCGGAACCAGGACttaagtatgaatcatttacacaccagaTCCTGTAAATACAGGACCAGGTTTAAACACACCTGAACCGCTGTGGTGAAATAAAACTGACCatgacaaacaaagacagatttaCATTCACATGTTCTAATCTAAGTTTAAACTGCTCAGTATTTTAACATGTTGTGTCAGTTTGGGGGATTCAGAGTTGAAGAACTGCGTTGTGATGAACTTCTTCTCTCCAGAGAGAAAAACTTGTTTAACTTGAACTTCCCTGAAATGATCCTCGTCTTTAATTAGAGCGGTGAAGTCTCTGACTGCAGGCAGCCCGATTCAAGCTCACTTCATCTCATCTTTGTTGGAAAATGAGCCACATCAAAGGAGAAACCCTCCAGCAGGACTTCACAGAACCTCCTTCATCATCCTCCAGCTTTTCTTATTTAACTCTGAAGGACTCAGTCTGAGGTGAACGTACCTGTAGCAGTCCTTCCCGTACGGACACGGCGTTCTGAGTCGAGGTTTGGACAGAGCGGGTCCAGACGAGGAGCCACCGTTCGACCCGACAGACTCCACTTGTCCGGTGGTTTGTCGTCCGTTTTTCACCTTCTTGTCGTGATTCTCAGGTTGACAGGCTTCATGCGTCCGTGTCGAGGCGTTGACGGCAGCTGTAGATGACTCTCCACCGCTTCTCTCCTCGCCCACCTCCATCGTCTCAGACTCGTCGCTCACATCACACCTGCTGGATTTACTCTGCAGCCGGACTGAAGGAACATCCTGGAAGTTAaatcaacagacacacaaaggtCCACTTCAGTTTGATGAAGACACTCAGCAGATGATACAGGTGGTTCTGACTTGTTCTGCTTGAAAAAGTCACTAAACTGTAACTGTTTTCATGCTGGAGTGTCGGGGATGAATtaaggagtgaagctgctgtcgtCTGATGAACCGTTATTATTCTTACAGCGATCTTCAAgaatccaaacacacaaacaaactacatcAAGTGCAACTCACATCAAAGCTAAAGCAGCAgattaatgaattaattcatcTGATCAGctaacagagaaaagaaaaatgatgctTCTGATCATcgagaaaatgttgaatattggATCTGATAATCTAGCAGGCGGGTAATCAATCGACTAATACATGTATTATAATATTGGTATCATTTACTTTTCCTTTCAAAGTGTATTttaacatctttacttttactcaaatatgactTTAAGGTACTTTTTCCAACACGGACCGTTTTAGATGGAGCTGCATCTTCTTCATCACTGAtcatccttctcctcttctttggcttctcctcctcctcctcctcctcctcgtcaggTGAGGAGGTCTTGGCCTGTTTGCCAGCCGCTCGCTTTGTGCTTGTCGGCGCCGCTGCCGGCCGTTTACTTCCCTTCACAgcagactgaactgaaacaggaagagagaagtATTTGATGTTTGAGTCTGATAacactaaaattaaaaaaaaaggttaatatTGATcgttcacagaaacacaagcacGACAAGGATTCTTAAAAGTGTTTAAAGGACTCGTGTGTGGGAGTCTTTTATATCTTCAGGAGGAGAGTTTAGAGCACCAGCGCCAGTTGTTTTTCCAGTCTTCTGCTGTTCTTAAAGTCTGGACTGGTTCCTTCTCCTGACAGTGGCATCACAGAGATCACAGCCTCAGTTTCTCTTTAGGAAACTGGAACTTTTCCATCTGCCCACTCTGCCCAGTTTAACTGAGCTCTTATGTGAGAGCAGTGATACAgtcagaaccagcagaacaGAGTCGTCTGCTTTCCTTCAGAGCAAATAttagacagcagcagcagtctgtggATCAGCGGCTGTTTAAatctgcagtgacacacacacacatcatctacTGTAATAATCAACGGACATCCTGAcacactgagaaacactgacagcaagGAATCTGTTCAATGCTTCTATTGAATACTGAAGCTCTCAGACCGGGTCAGTCGGgttcagctgctgtttaaagTCAACAAACGTCTGCAGTGTCACCTGAGAACAGACTCGTTCCTCCACCTGACTCTTGGTGGATTAGCACTGTGAGAACaactgctttaaaaacagtCTCATATCAGCACCACAGATaattctgtttctctgttaCAAAGAGCCGTCTTGTAACACCGACTTGGCAACATCGTTAAATCTTAAATCATCTCTTAAATGGTTCTTTTACAGGAAGACGCCGATGACTTTGGTGTTATGATGTAAAGACAGATCAGGTTCAGGTTAATATGTGAACAGACTCATGAAGACACAGTAAATCCACGTACTGAAGTCCAGTTGGACAAACATGAACACGGTACCTTTCGGGCTAGAAGAGGAAGCGCTTGGAGCTGCGACAGCCGCCATCATCCAGGCTGGTAAAACTCTTCTCTTTGGTGCAGGCGGCGTGACGACACTCCGGTGATGCCCCGCCTCTTTTGGTTGTGCAGAGTTTCCCTACAGGAGACAGAGCAGCTTCCTCAGTGTCCCGTCAGTGGACATGATGTCAAGAGTTTTAAACTTCAACACAACATcggtgtaaaaaacaaacatttggtaACTGTCctataaaaagacaaatgtttccATCTTGTCATCAACAGCCTGCAGAAACATCACGAGGTCCTTTTGGTGGATTTTAACGTGGTATCAAAAAAACTGATACTGATTTCAATTGGACCTGAATGCTTCAAGGTTTTAAAGCTTCATCGCTGACATTTAAATTCTTGGGGGGGGGTTACCAGTGCAACAAGATGGTGGTAGCTACATTATTAGCACCACAGGAACATGCAACATTCCTGGAAATGTTAAGAAATTAAGCGGCTTCTGTCCACTGAGATGTTGGAGtgctttaaatttaaatttgatACTAAACGTTTGTATTAATAGCGTAATCATGAAAGTGTCATCTAGACCTGGATACAGCAGCTTCGCTCCGCCTTGTGACCAGTTTCCCCCCAGTGGCCACTCGCAGCACTGCAGTGAAAAATTCACCTGTGGCCTCCTGAATTACGACTCTTTCTTTTATGAACATTTGATCTGtggaggttttatatttgtGAAACTTTCCTCAGGTCAGAAAAGGTGATGTTAAAAATCTTGGGGGCAGAGCCAGCAGGAGAATCTACTACATATTCAGCTGGAAACCTTTCAGGTATGTGCCAGGTGAGCAATTCTCACTGAACTGAATTGATGCCATCTTTAATTTCAGCATCAAGTTCTACTACAAATCTATAGTGTAAAGCAGCAACTTAAACAGGGAAAGCAAGAGTGTATCAGAATAAGAGTCTGTTCTAAAATATGAGTAATACAAGTAAATATTAGGTATATAAGGTATAACAGAGAAAAGGGATACTGAAGGGAAAGATATCGCATGAGGGATGATCCAAAATGTCTGACGGTCAACACAAGCTCCGCCTCTACCTCCAAAGACACTGTCACAATAGGACGTCCAGCTCACGGGTCAGATTGGTGCTGAAAAGATTCTGTTGTGAGTTTTTAAACCTTGTTTAAAGTTCTGTCAGGACTGTCGGCCTCCTCCTGCTTCGATACAGCGGCTAGTGTGGCCTCCTGATGAGGGGGAGTCAGTCCACGGTCCGGTCCAACAGGAGAGGGTGGCTCCACTTCTGGCTTGGGAGAAACAGgaagctcttcttcttcttcttcctcttcttcttcaaacaTCTGACTGTTTCTACAAGAGGTGGTATTTGACACAATAATATTGAGCCTCAATGATTAGTAGGGAATTTTCTTGGAAGACATGATTATGACAAAAGTGTCAGAGATCCAAACTTGTGAAAGCTTATCGCTGCTGCTTTGATGCAGGTTGGAGTTTTCAGTATGAATTTTACATGAGCGTCGGCTGGTTTGAACAGTGGCAGCATAACGCGAGAGccctctcctgtgtgtttgaTCTGAACTTCAAACACAGAGCTGGCATCAGAACAACAGCGGAGCGGAAACTCAGATAAAAGATGAGCAAACCCAGAGACCACGTGAAACAACCTTCTCCCccatttctgtctttaattGAGTTAACAGATAACACTCAACCCCACGCTGTCTGCTTTGTAGAGATAAAAGATAGAGTTTAATTAAACGGTGGAGAGCAGCCTCTTCTGTTTATCTAATTATTCAGAGACGTCTGGTGCTGGATGATGGATTCATAGATTCATGTCTTGCTCTTCACACATTATCAACATGAAAAGGAGCAATTTTCTTGCCGTCTAAGTACCTGGGAGTGCCGTCTTCTCCGCCCACGGCCACCACCTTGTAGACGTGCTGCCCcggcagcagagagaacaaATCTCCATGACGAAGAGGGCACCAGGAATCTTTCTGCAGAGGTCGAGGGTCGTCGGTCGGCGACGACTGGAAAAAGCACGGGTTCAGGTGTGTCTGAGGAGAGAAAtccacaaagaggaaaaaaccGTAACAATGTTTTTAGTTCACTCTCACTGTGCTCCGAGTTTGCAGTCCATGCAGTTCACCGTCAGGTAATAAGACCAATTAGCTCcacagctagctgagctaacttgGTAACAAGACTTTACTGAGGAGAAGTTAGCGTTTATGCTGCCTTCTATCATTTTGGAGCCACcttcaaattctttttttttggcctttttctggctttattgacaggatagCTAAAGagtatgacaggaaacagggtaagagagggtAGGTGACACACAGCAGGGGGACCCGGGCCAGGAGTCGAgcccgggtccgctgcagagcctcggcacgTGGGTCGCGTGCcaccaaccgagctaagcggccCCCCACCTTCAAATTCTCAACATTTtttgctgcttcttctgctgcGCTTGTATGTTGTTGTTagcagaacacaacagaacctTTTTCAGGCCCATCCAAGATGTTTCCCTATCAGCTGATATGCTGCCTGATACGAAAACTATATTTTTTATGGAGATTTTAATTCAGATAGTTTATTGCAGCGATTTATAATCATTAAATTCCAGGTAGGTTTTACTGTTACAGCAAATTGATGAACTCTAATCCCACTGACAATAAGTTTATCCTGTGAAAGTCTTTCAAAACCACATTTGGGTCGGGTTCTAGTCAGCATCCTTAAGAGTACCAAGTTCAGTAATCAACGCTactggcagccattttgttaaatatttctGGGAGCTCTTCTGTTTGGCTGcttgtggtttgttttcttaatttccATATATTTTTCCATTCATTGTTTATATCTTTACTCCACCAATGACTGCAGATGTATTTCATTGCATATCTTAACAAGAAAACCACTGTAAggaaaaacaatatgaaaccTAGAAACACATGGAGCTTCTGTGGAGATATTCGGTGTCTTTATATTGCAGCACTGCTTCAGTCTGACAGACTTCAGGGAGGTTTGTCAGACTCCTCTCACAGCGTGAAACACACTGAGCCTGCAGGATCGCTGTAATCACACAGCGGGTCGGGCTCTTAAATCATTTCCTTCTGACCAGGTTCTCCTCCAAACCACCTCTGTTAAATGGGTCGGGGATGATTTAGATAATTTTTCATCAGGAGTAATCGTCCGAAGTCTGGTGTGATTTTCGATGCCGCTCGCAGCCCTGCGGCGAGAAGCTGACAGAAAACTGGGCAGCATTTGGATTTTCTCTGTTGTATGACGCAGGTACGAAGGTTAACACGTCGATGTTGGTTCAGAGCCTCGGGCGCTGTGGAGAAAATCTGTTTGAGGGTTGTTTCAGTGTGACACCACATCACCAGTAAATCAATGGATGAAACGTTCATTATTTTTCTGGTTTGAAACGCAATCATGCACAAACAGCCTTTCAAGTCAATTGAGCACAAATGGTAATTAAGTGAGGTCAGTGTGATTTATGTCTTTAACACTGTAATCTTTTCTCACAGACCTCCatctgacctctgctgctgaatCTCCCCTCAGGACGAATAAAGATCTGCGTAATGACTGGACCTTCTGGAAAAGGTCACGACAGTTTGACAGCACAGAAACTAAATGAACACCTTTCACAGATCAATGACAGCCATTACTCCAGTTTCTCTTGATGTCAATAGAGTGATGTAGTCTGTAGCTGGAAAtaagttagcatgttagcgtgttagcatgtCCTGTCCCCTCATCTCACCATCTGTGAGTGTATTAACGTGTGTTCAGTTAAATTAATGAAATAAGGTGTGTGGTTACAGGCTGAACATATTAAAGACATCAACtcatcattaatgtcccacagtttaatcctgaagctcttcatgtgctaacaacagttagcggttgctaacaagtgtctgaatgagactacagaggttgtcggggacattaaacgtcctcacagcaacacggagactcatctactcactagtccgtctttacaggccactttagttccacactgttctaactctgactttacaacttgtgcactgatcagtttatagaaacctggatagtaattgtgcagtaagactcttagtggtggagacgtttcagtcatgtgaccgtgatgtcgtctgtttgtagcctaacattagcttcttactgctacacagttaatgtagcttcacacatcacagagtggagttcatctgtggagattatctggatcaacagaacctggacggatcagaacctacagattattttctgtaataatccaGAATCCAGTTCAATGATCCCAGAGAGGAACCAGAGAGATGCTGACTGCAGCTACAAAAACGCGTCATCCCTACATCACTCGATGCTGCAGCGATCTGTTTTAAAGACCAAAAGTTTCGACACTAAATgcaaatttggaaaaaaaaaaaaaaaaagtttgcatgactcgttttaattaaacattgcAGATTTATTTAAACTGGTAATAGACATAAATATTGATGGCACAATGTAATATCTACAGAATAACTGCACCGTCTGTGTTTCAATTGGTTCCAGATAAACGTCACTTCCACGGTGCTGTTCTGTCCGTCACCGGCCTGTAAGCTCTGAGCAAATGATGGCTGACGTGTGATTCAGTCCAACTGGCATCATTTAATTCTGCTCCCACATCTCCATCAGAAAATCACTTAATCAGTCACTCAggttttgtctctgtgctgttgcTGGCTGTCAAGTGTAAACCTGAGTTTTAATCAGCCTCTGCAGACTGTTTGTAGTTTGTCTCAGTGGAGATTCACAATCGGAAATTTGATCAGAAGAAAATTAATTGGAAgttggttgaacaaaagagGCGATCTGAAGACGTCACTCTGAGCTCCAGGAGACgctgatgaacatttttcacatttgtcatttgtttgacatttccATCAGATCCATCAGATCCACACCTGCTAATCTACGCAGGCTGTCGAGGAATATCAAGCAGGCTGTCAGGAATATTAACTGCATAATATTTGATGCAAATCTGAGTCAAAGATGTTGTTAAAATCAGGTTTCTTCCAGCTcaagaaaatcacaaaatgtcCGTCGTTTTTATGACTGGAGGATTTACACAAAGTCTAATATGCTTGAATCTATTCTCTGCTGGATTATTGTCACATATCGTACCTGAGGATCAGCCTCCCTCCAGCCTCTCCAAATTGTGCAGACTACAGATATTTTAACCCAGAAAAGTTGcagatttcagatttaaaaactGATGATGAGTTTTGTAAACACAGCACATGACGGGTGTGGACATGTAACTCTGTCTGTACCGGTTTGAGACGCAGCCGTCCGTCCAGGTTCTCCAGCAGCCCGTGATGCCGGGACACTCTCTTATCACTGACCTGCAGcaagacaaaacagaagaagGGCCTCAGGACAAAATATACAAAGAgttatcttttctttgttgctcAAATTCAGATCACTGTCTTGACACCCACAGATCAGAATCTTCTGAAGTTTGCTGTGgacatacagacacatttccACTTGTGCCTGAGTTATTCCAACTTtaccagcattttttttctttcacaggaTCACAGAAGGATCTGAAAAACTTGCTGTGGATATTCTCGGCCCCCCGAAAACAAATCCTGGGGATGACAAACTGCACAGATCACCTGGATTTTCTTATTGTTCATTTCCACcgatttgttttgtgtctggtttaaaacagataaataaatgatttattttggcTGAACACAACAAACCCTGTTTACAACTGACCGGTCCAGCTGTCTGCATGTTCTCAGTGTGACAGCGTCCTCCAGTGGttcagaggaggagctgcagttaGTTAACACTCAGACGTTCCTCAGGTTTATCTGGAGGAGGTCGTCTTTAATGGATGTAACAAACATGATATATCAAAGAGATTATTCCTGATGTATCAGAGCAACAAATGACAGATTGATAATCACATATAATATCAAAACACTCTTATCATCTCAcatttcttctgctgtttctgcacAGTGTGAATAGATAAACATCCAGAGACTTCTGACACCCACACAGATGTGAGAAGGTAAAAGGTCTCAACATAATATAAGGGCAAACAGTCGTGACAAAGAGATTTAACCGAGGCAGAATATTTTACACGGGGGCACTGCAGCAGGTCACTTCTTACAGATACAACgacaagcatctttttctttattataatctgtgttttagtttttaaactCTGCTCTCTAGTGTAGTAAAATACTAAGAACTGATAATTAAGAGTACTGCTTGTATTAGACTAAACTGATGGAGCAGGACTCACTCCCAGCAGGGGGCCCCGGCCCAGCACCGTCTCCCCCGGCGGCAGGTGGATCGGATCCCCGCCGTCCACCGGGACGAGGTCGAACCCAGACATCTGGTCAGAAGGCGGGACTGGAGGGAGCCTCACACCGGGACTCTGGTAGACAACACATCACGACACATTCAGCTCAGTGAGGATTATTAGATATATTAAATGATGTCCGGACTGAAgttatgttgtgtttcattcagttgTGCGGGGGCAGCAGTTAGCTAGTCTGCTTTAAACAGAAACCAAAGTTCAGCTAAGACCTTAAATCATATAGTTTTATATCTATAGTCACAACGAGTCCCGAGGAAGTTAACTTTAACACTGCTCACCTGTTGTTGTGCTGAACTGGACCAGTATTTGTCTCCCAGCAGAGAAACTCTGACCGACAGGACGCAGAGCAACTCTGTCAGCTACACGATTCAAAACTTCCGGGTTGCAGGGGAGCATGCGCAGTATACATCTGGCGCTGCTTGATAGACTTCCGGCCACACATTCACCGAATTCCATCTTGAATTTTATCAATTtcaaatgttcatgtttatCGTGTTTATTTGTAGCTCTAAAAAAATCTCAAGATGGTTTTGTTAATAAGAAGACATCACCCTTTTATTCGGCACACTTGAAATACACAGTGCGCGACTCTAGTTGaccaaaatgtgaaattttTGATTTGGTTCACCGTTATCACCTCGCTTTTAGACTATTATTGTGTGGATATTCAAACCATTCGTCGAACTGAAAGGCACCGCAAATTATCCAGAAATACAGTGAGTCATATATTTCATACGGTTAGCACATTTATTTGTAACAGACTAGTGAGACGGGACGTTTTGGCGAAATGTC includes:
- the aplf gene encoding aprataxin and PNK-like factor isoform X3, whose product is MSGFDLVPVDGGDPIHLPPGETVLGRGPLLGVSDKRVSRHHGLLENLDGRLRLKPTHLNPCFFQSSPTDDPRPLQKDSWCPLRHGDLFSLLPGQHVYKVVAVGGEDGTPRNSQMFEEEEEEEEEELPVSPKPEVEPPSPVGPDRGLTPPHQEATLAAVSKQEEADSPDRTLNKGNSAQPKEAGHHRSVVTPPAPKRRVLPAWMMAAVAAPSASSSSPKVQSAVKGSKRPAAAPTSTKRAAGKQAKTSSPDEEEEEEEEKPKKRRRMISDEEDAAPSKTDVPSVRLQSKSSRCDVSDESETMEVGEERSGGESSTAAVNASTRTHEACQPRLDPLCPNLDSERRVRTGRTATGRTRSISRSAVTPVTPTTRRRRRRRRKRRQTDPSAPTAPTATGKILFTGKNSNTQRNQPPPDVPPRKRPPLTMKMKMNTRTASSMTTARTQAMTQTTPLLTQRTAGRRTSKDCRRRRRPF
- the aplf gene encoding aprataxin and PNK-like factor isoform X1; amino-acid sequence: MSGFDLVPVDGGDPIHLPPGETVLGRGPLLGVSDKRVSRHHGLLENLDGRLRLKPTHLNPCFFQSSPTDDPRPLQKDSWCPLRHGDLFSLLPGQHVYKVVAVGGEDGTPRNSQMFEEEEEEEEEELPVSPKPEVEPPSPVGPDRGLTPPHQEATLAAVSKQEEADSPDRTLNKGNSAQPKEAGHHRSVVTPPAPKRRVLPAWMMAAVAAPSASSSSPKVQSAVKGSKRPAAAPTSTKRAAGKQAKTSSPDEEEEEEEEKPKKRRRMISDEEDAAPSKTDVPSVRLQSKSSRCDVSDESETMEVGEERSGGESSTAAVNASTRTHEACQPENHDKKVKNGRQTTGQVESVGSNGGSSSGPALSKPRLRTPCPYGKDCYRKNPIHFQECCHPGDTDYEEEEEEEEEEEADRPECPYGTDCYRKNPLHRKEFKHTEKPASTRRTTQKKTPANDEDEDEYEDSFIDDDSEDAGDDSDYAPPDSEDSGKEDVKRLQKETKAFLKKRK
- the aplf gene encoding aprataxin and PNK-like factor isoform X2 codes for the protein MLVSDKRVSRHHGLLENLDGRLRLKPTHLNPCFFQSSPTDDPRPLQKDSWCPLRHGDLFSLLPGQHVYKVVAVGGEDGTPRNSQMFEEEEEEEEEELPVSPKPEVEPPSPVGPDRGLTPPHQEATLAAVSKQEEADSPDRTLNKGNSAQPKEAGHHRSVVTPPAPKRRVLPAWMMAAVAAPSASSSSPKVQSAVKGSKRPAAAPTSTKRAAGKQAKTSSPDEEEEEEEEKPKKRRRMISDEEDAAPSKTDVPSVRLQSKSSRCDVSDESETMEVGEERSGGESSTAAVNASTRTHEACQPENHDKKVKNGRQTTGQVESVGSNGGSSSGPALSKPRLRTPCPYGKDCYRKNPIHFQECCHPGDTDYEEEEEEEEEEEADRPECPYGTDCYRKNPLHRKEFKHTEKPASTRRTTQKKTPANDEDEDEYEDSFIDDDSEDAGDDSDYAPPDSEDSGKEDVKRLQKETKAFLKKRK